Sequence from the Nocardia brasiliensis genome:
TGGACGCGGCGGCGATCCGGGCCAACACCGATCGGTACCTCGCCGAGCTCGACCGGCTCGACCAGTGGGTCGGCGAGCAGTTCGCAGGCATCCCCGCCGAGCGTCGCAAGCTGGTGACCAACCATCATGTCTTCGGCTATCTCGCACAGCGTTTCGGCTTCCAGGTGGTCGGCGCGGTGATCCCCTCCGGCACCACCCTCGCCTCGCCGAGCGCCTCCGACCTCAGCGCACTGGCCGACGCCATCAGCGCGGCGGGCGTCGGCGCGATCTTCGCCGACTCCTCCCAGCCGGACAAGCTGGCCCGCGTGCTCGCCGCGCACGCCGGTCTGCACGTGCAGGTCATCGCGCTGTACACCGAGTCGCTGACCGAACCCGGCGGCGGCGCGGGCACCTTCCTGGAGATGACCCGCGCCAACACCTCGGCGATCGTCCGCGGCCTCGCCGCGCCGCCTGCCTGACCTCCCCACGAGAACACGGAGTAATGAATGCACATGTGGTCACGTACCGCCAAGCCGGTCGCCCTGTCCGGAATCATCGCCGCGCTGGTCGCGGTAAGTGGTTGCGGCACAGATGATTCGAAAGAGGAATCGAAGCGCCCACCGGGTAGCGAACCGATCGCGGTCACCTATGACGGCGGCATCTACGTCCTGGACCCGACCACGCTGGCGAAGACCGGCGAGGCGCGGCTGGACGGCTTCAACCGGCTCAACCCGGCCGGGGACGACCGGCATCTACTGGTGTCGGTGAAGGACGGATTCCGGGTGTTCGACGCGGTGCGCGCCGAGTTCACCGGGACCGAATTCCCGGCCGCGAAGCCGGGGCACGTCGTGCGGCACGCCGGTCGCACCGTGCTGTTCGCCGACGGCAGCGGTGAGGTCACCAGTTTCGCCTCCGCCTCGCTCGGCAAGGGCAAGCCGCCCACCGAGCAGTACCGCGCCGCGGCGCCGCACCACGGGGTCGCGGTCGAGCTGGCGAACAAGAACCTGGTCGTCACGCTGGGCACCGAGGAGAAGCGAGTGGGCGCGGTGGCGCTCGATGAGCAGCGCAAGGAGATCGCCCGCAGCGAGGACTGCCCCGGCGTGCACGGCGAGGCCGCAGCCAAGGACGAAGCGGTCGTGATCGGCTGCCAGACCGGCGCTCTGGTGTTCCG
This genomic interval carries:
- the aztD gene encoding zinc metallochaperone AztD; amino-acid sequence: MHMWSRTAKPVALSGIIAALVAVSGCGTDDSKEESKRPPGSEPIAVTYDGGIYVLDPTTLAKTGEARLDGFNRLNPAGDDRHLLVSVKDGFRVFDAVRAEFTGTEFPAAKPGHVVRHAGRTVLFADGSGEVTSFASASLGKGKPPTEQYRAAAPHHGVAVELANKNLVVTLGTEEKRVGAVALDEQRKEIARSEDCPGVHGEAAAKDEAVVIGCQTGALVFRDGAFTKVVSPTPYGRIGNAAGSDVSPIVLADYKQDKDAELERPQQVSLIDTVAGTLRLVDIGTSYTFRSLARGPLGEALVLGTDGRLHVIDPVAGTVTRSIPVLAPWQEPLKWQEARPALFVRGGMAYVSDPATKQVHRVDLAAGAVAATVALPAAPNELSGVVAH